A genomic window from Candidatus Methylacidiphilum fumarolicum includes:
- a CDS encoding Rieske (2Fe-2S) protein: MAKIKCPFKASEIPEGGAKCVELEGKKIAIFCYKGAYYALDDTCPHEGGPLSEGFLEEGEVECPWHGARFSLKTGEVLCGPATRGVRAYHCQKIGEDLEVEI, from the coding sequence ATGGCTAAAATTAAATGTCCTTTTAAAGCTTCTGAAATTCCCGAAGGAGGAGCTAAATGCGTAGAACTAGAGGGAAAAAAAATAGCTATCTTTTGTTATAAGGGAGCATATTATGCTCTTGATGATACATGTCCTCACGAAGGAGGTCCTCTTAGTGAAGGATTTCTGGAAGAGGGGGAAGTAGAATGCCCGTGGCATGGTGCACGGTTTAGTTTAAAGACAGGAGAAGTTCTTTGTGGTCCAGCAACTAGAGGAGTAAGAGCTTATCATTGTCAGAAAATAGGAGAAGACTTAGAGGTGGAGATTTGA
- a CDS encoding replication-associated recombination protein A, with protein MQELFDWQENEERQPISPTAPLATKMRPRSLEELVGQEEILLPGKPLRRLIDADRIQSIILFGPPGTGKTTLAEIIAKKTKSFFERLNAVEAGVADLRKILNKASTRWKEQKRGTLLFIDEIHRFNKSQQDVLLPDLETGTIKLIGATTHNPSFYLTAPLLSRSQLFEFKALSKKSLEILLTRALTDKERGLGNYEAKIDKAAQELLLDICEGDARRLLNYIEVAVLSSFQENKQPLIIGIDVIENLIQKKTPRYDHGEDEHYDTISAFIKSVRGSDPDSAIYWLAKMLAAGEDPRFIARRLVILSTEDIGLADPNGLTVAMGAFDAIEKIGMPEGRIPLAFATIYLCLSPKSNSAYNAINKAMEWVEKKETVEVPQFLKDTHYSWATKMGRGIGYLYSHDFREAISPQRYGMKPGTFYSPTDHGKEKEFSERLKYIESLRKQNNPMNISAEDSMT; from the coding sequence TTGCCCGGGAAGCCCCTTCGAAGACTCATAGATGCAGACAGGATTCAATCGATCATCTTATTTGGCCCCCCGGGAACAGGAAAAACGACGCTGGCAGAAATTATCGCTAAAAAAACGAAAAGTTTTTTTGAAAGACTAAACGCTGTGGAAGCTGGGGTAGCTGATTTAAGAAAAATTCTAAACAAAGCCTCGACACGCTGGAAAGAACAAAAAAGGGGGACCCTTCTTTTTATCGATGAGATTCATCGATTTAACAAATCGCAACAAGATGTCCTCCTTCCAGATTTGGAAACAGGTACCATTAAATTAATAGGAGCAACTACCCATAATCCAAGTTTTTACTTAACAGCCCCATTGCTTTCCCGTTCCCAACTTTTCGAATTTAAAGCTTTATCAAAAAAATCGCTAGAAATTCTCCTAACCCGTGCACTCACGGATAAAGAGAGGGGATTGGGCAACTATGAAGCTAAAATTGATAAAGCAGCCCAAGAATTATTATTGGATATCTGTGAGGGAGACGCAAGACGCCTACTTAACTACATTGAGGTGGCTGTGCTCTCCTCTTTTCAAGAAAATAAACAACCCTTAATCATTGGTATTGATGTTATTGAAAATCTAATCCAGAAAAAAACTCCACGCTATGATCACGGCGAAGACGAGCATTACGACACCATCTCCGCCTTTATTAAATCAGTGCGTGGCAGCGATCCAGATTCTGCTATTTATTGGCTTGCCAAAATGCTTGCAGCAGGCGAAGACCCTAGATTTATTGCTAGAAGACTAGTGATCCTTTCGACCGAAGATATTGGGCTAGCAGACCCCAATGGCTTAACGGTGGCCATGGGGGCCTTCGATGCGATTGAAAAAATTGGCATGCCTGAAGGAAGGATTCCCCTTGCTTTTGCAACTATTTATCTCTGTTTGTCTCCAAAAAGTAACTCTGCCTATAACGCTATAAACAAAGCTATGGAGTGGGTGGAGAAAAAGGAGACAGTTGAAGTCCCTCAATTTTTAAAAGATACCCATTATTCTTGGGCAACAAAGATGGGCCGAGGGATAGGCTATCTCTACAGCCACGATTTTAGGGAAGCCATTAGCCCTCAACGATACGGTATGAAACCAGGAACTTTTTACTCTCCAACGGATCACGGAAAAGAAAAAGAATTTTCAGAAAGATTGAAATACATAGAAAGCTTAAGAAAACAAAACAATCCGATGAATATTTCTGCCGAGGATTCGATGACTTAG
- a CDS encoding glycosyltransferase: MAKKVVIGCRIAGYPISAIGINLVFIQWAYAFRNLGWDVWLLEEITQESLPKIKNYNPKQVLKLALSHWKLITSYFDFVEQSTIFINGEAKNLDAFLHFARESSFLLNISGLIRNKNLLSAFKKRVYLDLDPTFTQIWAKGYGCDMNLEAHDIFFTVGLSLKEDGKRIPFTGINWIPTFPPVCLELWPKRLGGKRWSTITHWCGYPEVNWEGKIYGNKASEFEKVIELPLFFDGKVLFQIASDLQEDHEIRNRFLSKNWDMLSVSAIASDFESYRNFIGTSRGEFSVVKNGYWLSDCGWFSDRTVCYLAMGKPAVIQDTGWSRIIPTGAGLLPFTTISEAIDAIKRIEKDYPYHSMKARELAESLFDSVKVAQKMVEQIEGSAKRMPV, from the coding sequence ATGGCCAAAAAGGTAGTCATCGGATGTCGTATTGCTGGTTATCCGATTTCTGCGATAGGGATTAATCTTGTCTTTATTCAATGGGCATATGCCTTTCGTAACCTTGGGTGGGATGTTTGGCTTTTAGAAGAGATCACCCAAGAGAGTTTGCCAAAAATTAAAAATTATAATCCCAAACAAGTCCTGAAATTAGCTTTAAGCCATTGGAAATTAATTACTTCCTATTTTGATTTTGTTGAGCAATCTACGATTTTTATCAATGGGGAAGCAAAAAATCTCGATGCCTTTCTCCATTTTGCAAGGGAAAGTTCTTTTCTTTTAAATATTTCTGGGCTCATACGGAATAAGAACCTTCTTTCTGCCTTTAAAAAAAGGGTTTATCTGGATTTGGATCCTACTTTTACACAGATATGGGCGAAGGGTTATGGTTGCGATATGAATCTGGAAGCTCATGACATTTTTTTTACTGTTGGCCTTTCTTTAAAAGAGGATGGTAAGAGAATACCTTTCACGGGGATCAATTGGATTCCTACATTTCCTCCAGTATGTTTAGAGCTATGGCCCAAACGGCTAGGCGGCAAAAGATGGTCAACAATCACTCATTGGTGTGGTTATCCTGAAGTAAATTGGGAAGGTAAAATTTACGGGAACAAAGCCAGTGAGTTCGAAAAGGTTATTGAACTTCCTCTTTTTTTTGATGGGAAAGTTCTTTTTCAGATTGCTTCGGATCTGCAAGAAGACCACGAGATTCGCAACCGTTTTCTTTCCAAAAACTGGGATATGCTCAGTGTTTCAGCTATAGCCTCAGATTTTGAAAGCTATAGAAATTTTATTGGTACTTCTCGGGGGGAATTTTCTGTAGTAAAAAATGGCTACTGGCTTAGCGATTGTGGTTGGTTTAGCGATCGAACCGTATGTTATTTGGCAATGGGAAAACCAGCAGTCATTCAGGATACTGGTTGGTCAAGGATCATCCCTACCGGAGCGGGTCTTTTGCCTTTTACGACGATCTCTGAAGCGATTGATGCCATAAAAAGGATTGAAAAAGATTATCCTTACCATTCTATGAAAGCCAGAGAATTAGCCGAAAGCCTTTTTGATTCGGTGAAAGTAGCTCAAAAAATGGTTGAACAAATAGAAGGATCAGCGAAAAGAATGCCTGTTTAG
- a CDS encoding L,D-transpeptidase family protein, with protein sequence MQKSPFPRFFYATILSALFMGGCALNNTQKSKQLSSAFPSNLIRVSIHDQKMELIQNIGKNGESHRYYPVSTSKYGIGDEWNSYKTPIGRFVIAKKIGDGIPMGGKFYHRKFTGDVIKLTAYDPSKPAFDHDSILTRILWLRGLDSQNKNSFYRGIFIHGTNQEPLVGQPVSYGCIRMKNRDVLELYDLVGENTPVYIQKEPLKKPVPKEVLASFHFYNQPRIQPVASSPIQEQPSIKVAPAIAVASEPTPNTTISGSSPQKTLTQSNHILVQQHPRNMAPTTNSKGHSQLASQRLATPHSSRHPHLTKPLVHSKKKISAVKLASHSVKSTTVDPSPSKKKKPLE encoded by the coding sequence ATGCAAAAATCTCCTTTCCCTCGTTTTTTTTATGCAACCATTCTATCCGCTTTGTTCATGGGAGGATGCGCTTTAAATAATACTCAAAAGTCCAAACAACTTTCTTCAGCATTTCCTTCTAATTTGATCCGGGTGAGCATTCATGATCAAAAAATGGAGCTGATTCAAAATATAGGCAAAAATGGAGAATCCCACCGGTATTATCCTGTATCAACCTCGAAATACGGTATTGGGGATGAATGGAATAGTTATAAAACCCCTATTGGGAGGTTTGTTATTGCAAAAAAAATAGGGGATGGCATTCCTATGGGCGGCAAGTTTTACCATAGGAAATTTACTGGGGATGTCATTAAATTGACTGCTTATGATCCTTCAAAGCCGGCTTTTGATCATGACAGCATTTTGACAAGAATTCTTTGGCTTAGGGGGTTGGATTCTCAGAATAAAAATTCCTTTTACAGAGGAATATTTATCCATGGGACGAATCAAGAACCGCTGGTCGGACAGCCTGTCAGTTATGGCTGTATAAGAATGAAAAATAGGGATGTTCTTGAACTTTACGATTTGGTCGGAGAAAACACTCCTGTATATATTCAGAAAGAACCACTCAAAAAGCCGGTTCCTAAAGAGGTTTTAGCAAGCTTTCATTTTTATAATCAGCCAAGAATTCAACCCGTGGCTTCTTCCCCTATTCAAGAACAGCCTTCCATTAAGGTTGCACCAGCTATAGCAGTAGCTTCTGAGCCAACTCCTAACACAACTATTTCAGGAAGTAGTCCTCAAAAAACTCTAACCCAAAGCAATCATATCCTTGTCCAACAGCATCCTAGAAACATGGCTCCAACTACTAACTCAAAGGGTCATTCCCAATTGGCTTCCCAAAGGCTAGCCACACCTCATAGTTCTAGGCATCCTCATTTGACAAAACCGTTGGTACACAGCAAGAAAAAAATAAGTGCTGTTAAGTTAGCCAGCCATTCAGTAAAATCCACTACTGTTGATCCTTCCCCTTCAAAAAAGAAAAAGCCTCTTGAGTGA
- a CDS encoding vWA domain-containing protein, translating into MQFKNPQILFGLLLLPLFLFLYYHRNSASKATFAHLFKVFFSHQGVEIKREVNQKIPIPWLFFLSSVLFIVALSRPQWGETDIELLQSNSDYLLAIDMSKSMLAEDTVPSRLERAKLLASNFVAKLQGERVGLLAFTRNAFVEVPFSTDYDLIQEMISALSLDDFPNGGTSFAAMMEEVLLFFSSEERHKKILILFSDGEDHGGRWEQKLTELKKYGVQVLAIGIGSPNGALIKNTNGSLYKDYNGQPIVSFFNPSSLELIAHSTGGIYVQADKWLDIVPLVQKMVKSPEYSKNKEKMKVLAEKYIYFLLPALLLALASFYWEFPRHERFIMVNKLGAKGKKN; encoded by the coding sequence ATGCAGTTTAAAAATCCCCAAATCCTTTTTGGTTTGTTGCTTTTGCCTCTTTTTTTATTTTTATATTATCATCGAAACTCCGCCTCAAAAGCCACTTTTGCCCACTTATTTAAAGTTTTCTTTTCCCACCAAGGAGTTGAAATTAAAAGAGAAGTGAACCAAAAGATTCCTATCCCTTGGCTTTTCTTCCTTTCTTCAGTTCTTTTTATTGTTGCTTTATCAAGACCCCAATGGGGGGAAACAGACATCGAGTTGCTCCAATCAAACAGCGATTATCTCTTGGCTATAGATATGTCCAAAAGCATGTTAGCAGAAGATACCGTTCCTTCTAGACTGGAAAGAGCAAAATTGCTTGCTTCCAATTTTGTTGCTAAACTTCAAGGAGAAAGAGTCGGATTGCTTGCTTTTACTAGAAATGCATTTGTAGAAGTCCCCTTTTCTACTGACTATGATTTGATCCAAGAAATGATTTCCGCATTATCCCTGGATGATTTTCCAAATGGAGGAACAAGTTTTGCTGCCATGATGGAAGAAGTACTCCTTTTTTTCTCTTCCGAAGAAAGGCATAAAAAAATACTTATTCTTTTCAGTGACGGCGAAGACCATGGAGGGAGATGGGAACAAAAACTTACTGAATTAAAAAAATATGGCGTTCAAGTGCTAGCCATCGGCATTGGTTCACCCAATGGGGCATTAATAAAAAATACCAATGGGTCTCTCTATAAAGACTACAATGGTCAGCCTATAGTCAGCTTTTTCAATCCTTCTTCATTGGAACTTATTGCACATTCTACTGGTGGTATTTATGTCCAGGCGGATAAGTGGCTTGACATTGTCCCTTTGGTTCAAAAGATGGTAAAGAGTCCAGAGTATTCAAAAAATAAAGAAAAAATGAAAGTACTTGCTGAAAAATACATTTACTTCCTTCTCCCAGCATTGTTGCTGGCCTTAGCAAGTTTTTATTGGGAATTTCCTCGTCATGAAAGATTCATTATGGTTAATAAACTCGGTGCAAAAGGGAAAAAAAATTAA
- a CDS encoding BatD family protein, with translation MRQTILIWKIPIGKFRLVFLACCFYTLLSVITLGNVMAFSAHWLPLTEKLEPGVSAHLSLIFENCSPQDEVKPPKVAFLEIEAPSISRNSRNELIYDFPIIPHQPGNYIIPPFLISTDHGLVEIPPISFTVKEVEIAPISADGVDAQVLIPQRTLWKGEPFVIEYRLLTRSGTFLDITSQPEWDPKDFLSNRWGKPQRVILNANGTYASGLRYTTTLLSLKAGKIVLPPISQQLTLEIERFGRGLFSQPIVKPIHSTTEPKVIEIAPLPAPPPDFSEAIGTFKLSCKVNPVEAIQGEPISLSIRIEGTGNWAVPWKLPEYPPCKGIKVINSLPSRQIDPESLFTGVLKMELVLIPDIFGEIDLPAYSFTYFDVTQGEYQTIKSDPIHLSVKKSSLSKQTPDNKQELLSDRSQPINTGYPLDMLPTGPLLGMGKGLAPFPPWDLGKESLLFTFIFLFLWCLLCWDRVAHKPLLLQKKKASHCLRTIPQAIAKAKTDREIYRYLLLWQKAFKEFWDIPYPFPDEDAIEKRLIKDYLKNSVIAKKWVALWHQSQLYLFGRLSTPSSQWIDEAEELARKLPKAKIPLKEFFSTANFLPFLSLILFFGLLSSILTSNLKGLKNPVGPLPFSFTSNKRLPTYASSILFCSLSDPPSDSKVESFSSEEAYRCYEKGEFSKAIDIWKKKTLVQPLDWKTRNNLGLAFSQQEQWQRALGEWTAAFLLAPRNASVRWNFTVGINKNPEADTHIHSFQKKGYLNSLKIFLSPGEWERAAAISIFLLFFSLYILLLHLYQKIRIPAFCFSIVLVLAFISGLSLLEYFSYGIFATPNAGMLVQDTPLRSVPTEVQQQSLPLKAGSVIKVIKAYLGWYKIEFMNGQNGWVRSQCVTLFYKTPHAFVSEKEKGFYLSIFDN, from the coding sequence GTGAGACAAACGATTCTTATTTGGAAGATCCCGATTGGTAAGTTCCGATTGGTTTTCCTAGCTTGTTGTTTTTATACATTGCTCAGTGTAATAACTCTAGGCAATGTAATGGCCTTTTCTGCTCATTGGTTACCCCTAACAGAGAAGTTGGAACCTGGGGTATCTGCACATCTCTCTCTTATTTTCGAAAATTGTTCCCCTCAAGATGAAGTCAAACCACCAAAAGTTGCTTTTTTGGAAATCGAGGCTCCATCCATCAGCCGAAATAGCCGTAACGAGCTTATATACGACTTTCCGATTATTCCCCACCAACCAGGCAATTATATTATTCCTCCGTTTTTAATTTCCACTGACCATGGACTTGTGGAAATCCCCCCCATTTCCTTTACGGTAAAAGAAGTAGAAATAGCTCCTATATCGGCTGATGGCGTTGATGCCCAAGTGCTTATCCCCCAAAGAACCTTATGGAAAGGCGAGCCTTTTGTCATAGAATATAGACTCTTAACCCGCTCAGGAACTTTTTTAGATATAACAAGTCAGCCTGAATGGGATCCAAAGGATTTTCTTTCTAACCGATGGGGCAAACCTCAACGAGTGATTTTAAATGCCAACGGAACGTATGCTAGCGGTCTGCGCTATACAACCACCTTATTATCCTTAAAAGCAGGCAAAATTGTTTTGCCTCCAATCAGTCAGCAACTTACTTTGGAAATAGAAAGATTCGGGCGCGGTCTTTTTTCTCAACCTATTGTCAAACCTATCCACTCCACAACCGAACCTAAAGTCATTGAAATAGCTCCACTCCCGGCACCGCCTCCTGATTTTTCTGAAGCAATAGGAACCTTTAAACTTTCCTGTAAGGTGAACCCCGTTGAAGCCATTCAAGGCGAACCGATTTCTCTCTCGATACGAATAGAAGGTACAGGGAATTGGGCAGTCCCCTGGAAACTACCGGAATATCCCCCTTGTAAGGGTATAAAAGTTATAAATTCTTTGCCATCTCGTCAAATAGACCCCGAGTCTTTGTTTACTGGGGTTTTGAAAATGGAGTTAGTGCTTATACCTGATATTTTTGGAGAAATAGATCTGCCTGCCTATTCTTTTACCTATTTTGACGTGACGCAAGGGGAATACCAAACAATTAAATCTGATCCTATTCATTTATCTGTGAAAAAATCCTCCCTTTCAAAACAGACTCCAGACAATAAACAAGAGCTCCTGAGTGATCGCTCTCAGCCGATTAACACAGGCTATCCTCTAGACATGTTACCAACAGGACCTCTCCTTGGTATGGGAAAAGGCTTGGCGCCTTTTCCCCCTTGGGACCTTGGGAAGGAAAGCCTACTTTTTACATTTATATTCTTATTTCTTTGGTGTTTGCTTTGCTGGGATCGTGTTGCCCACAAACCTTTACTGCTCCAGAAAAAAAAAGCGAGTCATTGTTTAAGGACAATCCCGCAAGCGATTGCTAAAGCAAAGACCGATAGGGAGATTTATAGGTATCTCCTCCTTTGGCAAAAAGCATTTAAAGAGTTTTGGGATATTCCTTATCCTTTCCCAGATGAGGACGCTATTGAAAAACGGCTTATAAAGGACTATCTAAAGAACTCTGTCATTGCTAAAAAATGGGTAGCTTTGTGGCATCAGTCCCAGCTTTATTTGTTTGGCCGACTCTCTACTCCTTCATCACAATGGATTGATGAGGCAGAAGAGTTAGCCCGGAAACTGCCCAAAGCTAAGATTCCCTTAAAAGAATTCTTTTCTACGGCAAACTTCCTTCCTTTCCTTTCCCTGATTCTTTTCTTCGGACTGTTATCTAGTATTTTAACAAGCAATCTAAAAGGATTAAAAAATCCAGTTGGTCCGCTCCCTTTTTCTTTTACAAGCAATAAAAGGCTCCCTACTTATGCTTCTTCCATTCTATTTTGTTCATTGTCTGATCCCCCTTCTGATTCAAAAGTCGAATCGTTTTCTTCAGAAGAGGCTTACCGCTGCTATGAAAAAGGGGAGTTTTCTAAGGCTATTGATATTTGGAAGAAAAAAACCTTAGTCCAACCTCTGGATTGGAAAACAAGAAATAATCTTGGGTTAGCCTTTTCACAACAAGAACAATGGCAAAGAGCCTTAGGAGAATGGACAGCAGCTTTTCTATTAGCCCCTCGCAATGCTTCTGTCAGATGGAATTTTACTGTTGGAATCAATAAAAACCCTGAGGCTGATACTCATATTCATTCTTTCCAGAAAAAAGGCTATTTAAACAGCCTAAAAATCTTTCTATCTCCAGGAGAATGGGAAAGAGCAGCTGCTATAAGTATCTTTTTGTTGTTCTTTTCTTTATATATTTTGCTTTTGCATCTTTATCAGAAAATCAGAATTCCAGCCTTTTGCTTCAGCATTGTATTGGTGTTGGCTTTTATAAGCGGTCTTTCTTTATTAGAATATTTTTCATACGGTATTTTTGCAACCCCCAATGCCGGGATGCTTGTTCAGGATACCCCTTTGCGGTCGGTTCCAACAGAAGTCCAACAACAAAGCCTACCTTTAAAAGCGGGTTCAGTGATTAAAGTCATAAAAGCCTATTTAGGTTGGTATAAAATAGAATTTATGAATGGCCAGAATGGCTGGGTAAGGTCTCAATGCGTGACTCTCTTTTACAAAACTCCTCATGCGTTCGTTTCTGAGAAAGAAAAAGGTTTTTATTTATCCATTTTTGATAACTAA